One window of Papaver somniferum cultivar HN1 chromosome 9, ASM357369v1, whole genome shotgun sequence genomic DNA carries:
- the LOC113313992 gene encoding uncharacterized protein LOC113313992 produces the protein MEESMLVPPWLEKLLSTNFFTVCKTHNDSSRSECNMYCLDCNGDSFCFYCRSSRHKDHRVIQIRRSSYHDVVRVLEVQMVLDINGVQTYVINGARVLFLNERPQPKAASGTSTKGVSHICEICCRSLLDPFPFCSLGCKLVGIKRNGYANFTNKDQDDDLIGCKNQGMISKMMKISRNHSRQQQQRQQHRDHDRNHNQTQELREGIQHDMYPSPPTPPPQPPPSRHPSSRSSRRKGIPHRAPFGP, from the exons ATG GAGGAATCAATGTTGGTACCACCATGGCTGGAAAAGTTGTTGTCAACAAATTTCTTTACAGTGTGTAAGACGCATAACGATTCATCAAGAAGTGAATGTAATATGTATTGTTTAGATTGCAATGGCGATTCTTTTTGCTTCTATTGTCGATCCTCTAGGCACAAAGATCATCGTGTTATCCAA ATAAGAAGATCGTCGTATCATGATGTAGTGAGAGTGTTAGAAGTTCAAATGGTGTTGGACATTAATGGTGTACAAACTTATGTGATAAATGGTGCTAGAGTTTTGTTCTTGAATGAACGACCACAGCCGAAAGCTGCTTCCGGTACCAGTACTAAAGGTGTTTCTCATATTTGTGAAATTTGTTGTCGGAGTCTTCTCGATCCTTTTCCATTCTGCTCTCTCGGCTGTAAG CTTGTAGGAATAAAAAGAAATGGGTATGCCAACTTTACCAATAAAGATCAAGATGATGATTTAATAGGATGTAAGAATCAAGGAATGATATCAAAGATGATGAAAATATCAAGAAATCACAGTcgtcaacaacaacaacgacaacaacATCGCGATCATGATCGTAATCATAATCAAACTCAAGAATTGCGTGAAGGAATACAACACGATATGTACCCATCACCTCCCACGCCACCTCCGCAGCCTCCTCCTTCTCGTCACCCATCTTcgagaagcagtagaagaaaaggTATTCCTCATAGAGCACCCTTTGGGCCCTAA